gtttaaatttacaataaaaaaaaaaaaaaaaaaaaaaaaaaaaaaaaaaaaaaaaaaaaacacgataatttgacatttgatgtaaaataaaaattattacttGCCCAACTTTGAAGGCACTCaaaaaaggggagaaaatccaaaaaaaagaaaaagaaaaagaaaatgccagcctgtaaaaaaaatccaaaatggCCAATAGAGCAAAGAGTTGTCCCACATGGGAAGGAAGAGCCAAAGCACTTTTGAAAAGTCTCCTCAGATTCCAAACCACTCCTTTTGAACCAACACCCACGTGCTGCCATACAACCCACACGTGTACCGTAAGTACATTTCCACTTATACCCCACGAAACTTCACAAAATTCCCTCTTTTacccaataaataaaaatacatttaacaGCCAAACAaggatttaattatttaattaattaattaatttattaaccaATTGCTGACTCAGAAAGCAGAACCAGTGGTATAACAGGCAGAATAATGAGGTGtggagagagaaaaacgaCATGAACACAATACACCCACCTAAATTAATCTGtcattaaaacttaattaattaatgaattaattaattaattaagcatTAGAAAGCTAAGATTCAAAGGGCTTGACTTTTAGAATCCAATGGCTACAGTTTTCcccctttatttttttcaacaaaattaacaACTCTTTATATTAtgccattaaaaaaatggtggaGGGGCACGATTGTCAAAGtccttgaaaaaaatttaattctattttcatgtatttaaactttaataataaattattttaaatataaaaacaattaaaatttcttttttaccaaTATTACTAAAAGTTTCCAcatactatatttttttttttttaataatattatagatTGGTATCTTCAATTCGAAAATAAGTACTCAAcaatgttggatgatggaagttcCACAACAGCTAATTTACggaatgattatgagtttataataaaaaaatactagacGTGGCCTCTCTTGGataagcccaaagcaaagtcacgagagcttatgctcaaagtgggcaatatcataccactgtggagagtcgtgtttcaGACCCgttcttacaaaaaaaaaaaaaaaaaaaaaaaaaaaaaaNaaatttaaataattaatgttaatttattttccacaaaataaataaattaattaattaaaatggaaacaaTATCTCTGTCTCTCTATCTTTTTCCCCATAAGACGACTTCCAGTGCCCTTCCTTAcctttgtctctctctctctctcctctctctttctctctctagtttTCATCTCAAAGCCAAACCCAACGGCATATTCttcgtttctcttttctcaaatttcttttcctcttcttcataACTTCACAAACCCACAAATCCCTTTTCCCCAATTTGCGTTTAATCGACCTGGGATTTTGCTATCTGTTCTTCGAAGATCTTGGAACACTTGGGCGCTGATAATTTCCCCCATTTTTTGCAACCCCCCTTTTCCCCCTTTgatttcttcgttttttttcaCTTGGGTTAACCGATGGttgtgaagatgatgaagTGGCGGCCATGGCCGCCGCTAGTTTCAAGGAAGTACGAGGTTAGGCTTGTCGTTAAGAAACTCGAAGGGCTTGACGGCGTCGCGGATAAGGGGGTTGACAAATTGACAGTAGAAATCAAATGGAAGGGTCCGAAAATGGCTTTGAGTCCATTGAGAAGAACGGCTGTGAAGAGAAATTACACGAAGGAAGCATATGGGGTGGATCAGAACGGCGTGGTTCAGTGGGATGAGGAGTTTCACAACGTTTGTACTTTCTCTGCTTATAAGGAGAATGTGTTTCATCCATGGGAGATCGTTTTCTCTGCCTTCAATGTGAGTTTGATTTTGGATCTTTTTGTCGTGTTCTGTTTTCGATTGAATCTTCGTCtactttttgttgttttcgAAATTGGGTTTGCCTGGATTCATGTTCccttgttcttgatttgtttCATCCTCCATGTATTTGAATCTGGGTCTTAGTTCTTCTGTGTTGAATTATTTGTCTCTGTTCTTAGATTGTATGGCTACACATTCCTGAtgttctgttcttgttcttgatatCATATTTATATGGATGAGCTTATCAGTAATGGTCGATAGTTAACCCGAATcatctttgattttgtttcccTTTCTACATAGGGCTTAAATCAAGGGTCGACAAACAAAGTTCATGTTGTTGGCTCAGCAGCTCTTAACCTGTCTGAACACCTTTCTGTGGCTGAACAAAAAGAGCTTGAATTGAAGATACCCCTTAATCCATCTACAAATGCATCCGAGGGTAGCCACGTTCTCTGGGTTCGTATCGTCCCGTTTCCTCAAGATCCATTGATTTATTACGTGCTTTTTTCTTATGTTTACTGTATCGTGCAGATATCGCTGAACTTATTGGAGCTAAGAACGGCTCAAGTTGTATCACAACCTGTACAGAGATCAATGGCTGCAGCCTCATCTCCACCTTGGTCTGGAGAAAATGTCCCAGCAGAAAAGGATGAGGTCTCTGCTCTTAAAGCTGGCCTTAGGAAAGTAAAGATTTTTACGGAGTTTGTGTCGACCCGAAAGGCGAAAAAGGCTTGCCATGAAGAGGAAGGCAGTGAGGGTAGGTGCTCGACTAAGAGTGAGGATGGCGAGTCGAGCTACCCGTTTGACTCTGATTCGCTTGATGACGTTGAGGAAGTGGAAACCGATGAAGCGAAGGAGGATACTAACATTAGGAAGTCCTTCAGTTATGGCACTCTGGCTTATGCAAATTATGCTGGTGGATCATATTACTCTGATATGAAGATCAACGGTGATGACGAAAATTTAGTTTACTATAGTAATCGAAAATCAGATGTCGGGTGTTCGAGCATGGAGGATTCAAATGCATCGGCATCTGAGCAAACTTTGCCACAAAGTTCGAAACGCGGCCTACTTCCGTGGAGGAAGAGAAAGTTAAGTTTTAGATCACCTAAGGTAAAAGGAGAGCCATTGTTGAAGAAGGCTTATGGCGAAGAAGGTGGTGATGACATTGATCACGATCGAAGGCAGCTCAGCTCCGATGAATCTATTGGTCTTGGGGTAAGCTGACGCAACTCCATACCAACGTCTCACTACCTACGACGTTTCACTACCGATTCtataatttgtttcatttctacATTTCTTTGCTAAGTTTAAGTTGGTTATTGCAGTGGCAAAAGACCGAAGAGGATTCAACTGCGAACCGATCATCGGTTTCGGAATTTGGGGACGACAATTTTGCGATTGGCGCTTGGGAAcagaaagaaattgtgagccGTGATGGACATTTGAAGCTACAAACACAGGTCTTCTTTGCTTCTATCGACCAACGGAGTGAGCGGGCAGCTGGTGAAAGTGCTTGTACTGCTCTTGTAGCTGTTATTGCTGATTGGTTTCACAACAGCCAAAATCTCATGCCTATAAAATCTCAGTTCGATAGTTTGATTCGAGATGGCTCGTTCGAGTGGAGGAAACTCTgcgaaaatgaaatatatcgCGAAAAATTCCCAGACAAGCATTTTGATCTCGAAACCGTTGTCCAAGCCGAAATCCGACCCCTTTCTGTGGTTCCAAGGAAGTCGTTCATTGGTTTTTTCCATCCAGAAGGCGTAAATGAGGCGAGGTTTGAATTTTTGCACGGTGCCATGTCCTTTGATAACATATGGGATGAGATTAGCCATACTGGGTCGGAATGTTCAGACGACAGTGAACCGCGAGTTTATATTGTCAGTTGGAACGACCATTTCTTTATTCTCAAGGTCGAATCCGACGCGTACTACATCATCGACACATTAGGGGAGAGACTCTATGAAGGATGCAATCAAGCCTACATCTTGAAGTTCGACGACAACACTACGATCTGTAAAATGCCTGAAACTAGCCAAACATCAGGCGAAAAAACGTCCAATGATCAGCAGATTGTTGCAGAAATAGTCGAAGACAAAGATCAACAGGCGAGCGTATTGGTGAACGTAACTTCAGAAGAACCAATGAATGAGAAAGACGAAGTCTTATGTCGTGGGAAACAATCCTGTAAAGAATACATCAAGAGCTTCTTGGCTGCTATCCCGATTCGGGAACTGCAAGCCGATATCAAGAAGGGTCTAATGGCATCAACCCCGCTTCACCATCGACTCCAGATCGAGCTGCACTACACCCAGATTTTGCAACCTTCGGACGATCTCAAAGGCATAACACGAAGCCCAGATTCGACGCTAGCAGACATTGCTGCTACTACGTAATGTAAATTTTAGGATGCTTGGTTAGTCTTAactagtttttgtttttgaaatgaCTGAGAGGTTAACAAAGAGGAATTTATAGAGAAGAGAGGGTATGAAAATGCAGTGTAGTAGTAGTTAGTatgcagcagcagcaatgTTAAGAGCAACTGCCTGTGTTTTTTGCTTGCCTTTTGGTGTCTAATCTCCCTTTCATTTGTCTGATGAGTGTGTGAAATCTCAcgttagttggggaggagaacgaaacattattatttataagggtatgaaaacctctctctaacatatgcgtttcaaaaactttgaggggaagtccgaaaggaaaagtccaaagaggatgatatctattagcgggcttagactgttacaaatggtatcagagccggacgctgggcaatgtgccagtgaggaggttgagccctgatggaggtggacacaaggcagtGTGTTAGCAAGGATGCTAGCGGAGAGGAGAATGGAATATtatttgtaagggtgtgaaaacttctccttagtagacgtgttttaaaaaccttaagggaaagctcgaaagggaaagtccaaaaaggacaatatctgctagtggtggacttaggctgtactatcaaagccagacaccgagtgatgtgctagcgaggaggctgagccctaaaaggggtggacacaaggtggATGCCAGCAAAAACGCTGAtaggaaggagaacgaaacattatttataagggtgtgaaataCTCtcgagggaaaacccgaaatcTCTTTTATGGTTATTAAGTTTACgagaattatttgttttggttcCATTATGATCTGAGGTATCCTATGAGAAGAGGTGGTGGGAGGCTATGAGGACAATAAGCAAAAAAGgaatatgtttaatattttaataaaagaataaaataattgaaggaaaaaaataataataataataatgaatggATAAACTAAAGCATATAATAATTAGAggtcaaaaagaaaataacttttGTTTGATTAAAACTTAAGGGAAATCAGTTTATTAGTTTCAATCAAAGGGAAACTTTTAAGgcttttaaatcttaattatacCACTAAATATGCcatgattttagtttaattgCATACCACCTCCATTCattatatctaaatttttaccTCAACTTTTTACCGAGGTTGATAATCACTCGActactaaaaatgaaaaacatgcCTGAAAAATTGACGACCCATATTCAAGATTTTgatcaagattcaaaatccGAACTCAGAACCTGACGGACTCACTATTTTCCTGCATCTCCCGGTCACGTTACAAAAAGTTTGTTTCAGCatattttgtcctcactcacgtGTATATCACAAGAAAATTCCTTGGAGGTCACTCCTTGGAGGTCACGCGACATAGATTGAGCCCCTTGAAAAATTTCTAAGAGGTCACCcagtgtattttgttctcgCTCACAAATAAAAAAGCTTAACAGTGGTACCTACTGTTACTTATCTTCAGAAAAGCCACGCTTGAAGTCGAGTGGCCAAACATATATCATGAATTAAAGAcgttaattttgtaatattaccataaaagaaaacaagtttTTTGTTCATGAAAGAGAGGCTATTTGACCTGCAAGTTTGATACTTATTGTTGCCAAATTATAGGGAGGAAggtaaaaggaaagaagagtTTAAAATGACTTTTTGTAGCCTTTTTCCAAAGCAGCCATGTGCTTGTCCTCCTCTTCCTATCATTCtcaatcattttcattcaacAATACAATTATTTCTATGATCATATTCCAAATTCTCCATTCAGACATACATAACTAAATTCATCACCAACAACTGATTCGTCTGCTACGAAAATAGATAGTTAAAGCTACAATGGCAGTCGAGAATCGAACATAGCACGCCCATCGAGTTTTAAACAATGAACAGAAAATTCTAAGAAGATTATAGTGATTTCAGCAGCAAATGGGGCATTTGGCTAACCCATTTTCATTGCAATCAGGACATCTAATATACAAGCTGTTGTCGTTGTCGTGGTCGTGGTCGTCTTTAAGAACCTTACGACTACCATTGCAGCTTGGGCACACCAGAAACCTGGTGTTTGCACAGCAAGAGCATGGAGAATTAGCCAAGTCTAATGGTATGCCATCCAACAGTTTCCTTAGCTTGCCTTGCTCATGCAGGGCTACCACTTGCTCTGCTCCTCCAATGTACCTTCCCTTAATAAAAAGCTGTGGAGGGATCACCTTAGCCCCCAACACATCCCACAGCTCCTCCCTGAATTCCAAGTGCATCGACACATCTCTCTCCATAAACAACACTTTGAAACTTTCGAGCAGGAACCGAATACCGTTACATTTATCGAACGTTTTCCTAATACCTCTCAAGCTCGTCGAGTAAAATATAACGGATTCGCTTCCTCCTGGTGGACATCTCTCTTCAAAGTCTAGTAAAGATGAGCGTTCTTCATGATTGTCTACCTTCACTTGGAACCAACCCCTTGGTTCCATGGTGATTCTTCCTGATAGACATGGAGCCTCCGAATTTTTCTTGGCAGCCAAGATTTCCTCAGATTTTATGAATGGACCGGGATGGTTTCGGTCGCTAACGCTAATCTCGAGTTCAGATTCTGCGTCTTTCAAATCTTTAACGTGTTGGGATATGTTGCTACATTCTACTACTGGCAGGGACACCCTGAAGTTGCTGCTGCTGTTCTTGGaaatttgttcttgaaaaaCTGGTGGGGTTTCACATAAATGGCTACAAGTTTTCTCAGTGGGGTCTGATAGAAGAGAAATGCGTTGTTTTAAAGAGCTAATGGAAGGGTAgagtttcattttcttgagCAGCCTTCCCTTCATATCCTTCCTTCATCTGTTCTTCTTGTCATCACATCACTAAATAGCAGTTCAAATTTCAGTTCTGGATTCCAATATAGCTAGAAAGTGGAGGCTGAAAGAAAGGCAAAAAAAAGGTGTTTGTTAGTTTGCTTTCAGAGAGGTGCATAAATTAATGACTTTAGCAGAGTGGGGCTTGGTTTGCCATTGTTTAGTGAGGCACCTATTTGTAACTCATATTCTGACCCATCACCAACAATGGTCCATCAATCATGTTATGACACaataatgaaataagaaaaaagaaaaagatgcatgatgaagaagaagaaagaacctGACCCCACCTATTTGGTGTATGCTCATGAGAAAAGCAGCAAAGTGAAGAGGGTCAATGGCAGAGGCTAAACCACCCACCCCATCATGATTCGGTATATGAGAAAGGAACCTTCGTGGCCATTTCGACAAGCTTCGTGGTTTGTCGAGGGACGATGCATGCTTATGCTGTTCATAAACCTCGGTGGATTACCGAATTAGCTACATCTATTCTACAGTATTTTGTGtaaggaatcacgactctccataatggtatgatattgtcccctctgagcataagctttcgtagctttgcttttggttgagacctcataccaatggagatgtattctcTACCGTACATTCGTGGTTCCTGATCTAACAAGAGTCTTACAATCTTCAGCccaatgaagaaaatataaataatgcaTCAATATGAAGTACAATGATTCAAATATACTATTTGAAGAAACATGTATACATTAATGATGATCATATTAAAGCAAGCATAAAGAAAAATCTTGAACCTTTACTCAGATAGTACAACTTATTTTAGAACTTAATTgtttctctttccattttgTATCTACGAAAAACAAAGTAATCCACGTGAGAATGACGATAGGTAGTATGGTACTCTCTAATAACTCGAGTTTTTTTTGGCAATTTTTACAACTCAATTCTCCTGAATAAGTTGTTCAAATGGTCATAGTGCAAAAGTTGTCTGCCCAAGGAACGAACAAGGAACTAAAGATGACAGAGCTTTACAAGGGTTTATATGTACAAACATCAATAGCTGagtaatcaataaataaaagctcTTAGCTATGTCCGAATAGTGATTCAATCACCAGTTCATAATCAAAGCCAAAACATGTTAGTTTATTATCATGTCCATCAATAATGGTTATCTGCATATGATATGAACCCTGCAAGGAGAAGGAAATAGTTAGAATGCATAATAgttaaaggaaaaagaattcaaTGATTGTGTGTGTATATCTCAGGTTTTTCATCCCAAAAAACCTAGTtggtaacaacccaagcccaccgctagcagatattgttctttttgggctttctctctcgggcttcccctcaaggttttaaaatgcatctactaaggagaggtttccacacccttataaggaatgttttgttctcatctccaaccaatgtgggatctcacaatccacccctttgggaacccagcgtcctcactaacacacTGCCCAAAACTTGGCTCtgtactatttgtaacagtccaagcctactgctagtagatattgtcctctttggactttcccttccgagcttcccctcaaggtttttaaaatgcgtatgctatggagaggtttccacatccttataaggaatgcttcgttcccctctccaaccaatgtaggatctcacgtAAGGTCACCATGAATCTTATCGTTCTAGTTTTCAATAATTAGAATTGTGCTAACTTGAACTCCCATTAGGTTCTAGTGGAATACTTAATATTAAGAGAACACATGAAACTAAGAAAACCCTTCCATAAGGTAGAGCGATGCTTTTAATCCTTTCaagataaaaagaacaaacttTGTAGATCAATTGAGCCAGGATAAAACCTTGTTCCTTTAACTTATTacgataaataaaataaaaaaaaaaaaaaccagaaactacaagaaaaagataaaCACAAGTGGTAAACATGAATTGAGTAACTTACAGGTACAAAGAATGCCAGAGGCGTTTGAAATGGGGCAAGTGCAAAATCACCAGACGTATAAGGGCAGGACGTCTCAACACAAATGTCATAGCTGTCACTATATACGTGCCATccgaaatataaaatatcaacAACCATTTTTCCTGCAATGATTGGCTTACCTGTGCCACGTGTACAAGATTGCTGTCATTAGCCAAAGTTCGAGCTAAAATTCAAAGGATGACATATGCCtaatgtaacggcccaagtccaccgctagcagatattgtcctctttggactttccctcaaggtttttaaaacgcatccgctagggagagattttcacacccttataaagaatgtttcgttctcctccctaatagatgtgggatctcacacctaACAAGCTCACTGAACTACACATGAGGGGGAAGGGGTATACCTTTCTCTCTCAAGGGTCAAATAAAGACAGGGCAGTTGGTGCTAGTTAGAAGTAAAACAGAAGCAATAGAGAAGTATCCTCTAATCTTGCTTATCCATAAAAAAGATGACAAATCTAAAGGTTAATCTAAACCATGAACTCATTATTGTTCATAGAAGAAAGGAAGGTAGTAGGTAGCAGATGTCAGCCCTGTTACTAGTAAAAACAGTTCAGTGCCTGTTTTATTGACGTTAAGCGCCCACTAAATTTACCAATGGAGCAACTAGTAACAGCTAAATAAAAGTTCAATATAAACATGAGCGAATTTGCATCAAATCCTTAAAAAAGATATTCATAGTTAAGTTTCAGCTTCTACTTGTCAAAAAAATGGAATGTTAAGAACTATAAAGATGATGAAAAGGGCTAAGTGGGGTAATATGTACCTATGATTAGATTTAAGGTCATATTTGTTGGGTGACCCCTAACTATGGGGCTGGGAGATATCTCTACTCCTTTCACCATGATATCATACTTAGCTGTCTCATCTGCATCAGTTGCagaacaaaaatcaattatcAATACAAAATTCCATTCCATCAGAGCAAAGTTCACTCAAGTTAGAGAATAAAACGCAAACTTCCATAGACCCCAAGGTGCGGTGGTGATTGGTTAAATCTTAATGAACTAGAACTAGCTCGGCCATCAAGATGTTAGATGTTCGAATTTACGCCCATGCAATTGCTATTTATGAATTCTCATGAAATGTTCATCATTTTATCTACATTTCCATTAAATTCAGGTCTCAACATTCAGGCCAACGTCAACATTTAAAACCTTGCTGAGCtggtttattaaaaaaaaaggtaaactTCCATAGGCTATTTAGTTCTCATTTACAATCTAATTATCTCACATATTTTGAAacatccaagcccaccgcaggtagatattgtcttttgtgagcttttcctttcaagtttCCTTTTGAGTGTtcaaaaatttttaaaacgcgtctgctcgggagagatttctacaccctaaTAAAGCATGCTTCGTTGCCCTTTACAACGGATGTAGGATCTTACAATGTGGGTGGatagtgagatctcacatcggttgaggaggagaacaaagcattctttataagggtgaaAACCTCCtatagcagacgcgttttaaaaaccttgaggaaaagcctGAAAGATAAAgttcaaaaaggacaatatctactagcgataaACTTTGGCTATTATATATCCACAGTCAGATTCAACACTATTCACCTTTAAGCACATCATTGTCGTTGAGATGTGAAAGATTGAAGGGTGTTAGAAGTGTTGCAAAATGAAGCTCTATAATAATGATGGGTTATATAACAGTGCCTTTAACAGTACCAGAAATGCAACTACgaatagaaaaatgaaacgaTCAAACGAAATGATGTTTAAAATAAGAGATTGAAACCCTGGAGGAAAACAATAAACATATTCAACAGTACATTGACATTGACTTTCGATCATTAAATATTACTCAACTATAAGTGGATTGACAGTGAAATATAAGCAAAAAAACAGAGCCACAAGCTATTTAATCTAACCCACAAAACCAAGATtcagaaaggaaagaaaaaaatctcagAAATGGAGTAAAAGCGTTGAAATTAGAAAACCACAAACCGCAGAGATGAACTCGAGTGGCGAAGAACTGTGGAACAAAGCTTAGccaaagaagaaatgaaaaaatcagcTTCATCAGAAGAGAGGGTTCCATGGAATTCGAACTCTGTAGTAACAAATTTGAGGAAAAACTTGAGAAATTCTAATAATGAAGCTCTGGAGTCGCGTGAAAAACGGGGGTTTCGGTGGAGTAGAGTGGGAGAAACTGAATGAGACGAACGCCATTGGAGAGCGGGAAGAATCCCTTCTTCGTCGGGGTTTAGCAGATGGGATACAcagaaattttataaaaaaataatgcaaGGAGAGAAGAACCAAGCAAACCGTTGACCTAGGATCTTGCAGCTATGAACACTACCCATTTTCTTTATCCCTTGATCTATGAATTTACTTTGTGTAATCTCGTAGAAACTATATTGCAGTGGGGAGAAGTTTGATGTCAGTCATGCTTGACGCATACTCGAGCCTCCTAACCTGCTtgtaagttttagaaaacagaGATTATAGACTAACAAAGAATAAGGGACAACAATGGcattgatagcatataacttaGACCGAAAGAATTGACTACATCCCGTTGCagtgcatttttttttatgtattttagcTTTGACAAGAGTAGACATATAATAGCCTAAGCACAccgttagtaaatattgttcgttttagccTATTATGTATCACTGtgagcttcacgattttaaaacgtttctatgaagaagaggtttccacatccttattaaaaatgttttgtttcactctccaatcgatatgggatcttacaatccaacTCTCATGGGTGCTTAGTGCCACGATCATGCATGTCTAAAGTGTGTTGTCAATGGCCGCATGATAGATATCCCGGTCTTGCTTGTCCAGAACATGTTGTCCATGGTTGTATGCCCGTTTCAAACctcttttacatgctttcatccaAGATAGGTCTTTCCCATTCTTcccgttcaccaaaatcgtGCCTACATTTGCAAGGGCTAAAATTCCCCTagtaagccgttgttgttgccttttgcttacattcccatataacacaatttccaatttctcaaatcttgctttcaaaataatttttcgaaatctctttgcccccgttttctaaaaactCTCTTCTTAAATTGGagctagaggctcgagcatacgtcgcttggccataggcgacgcaagaacgaataggTTTAACTCACTTTTGCTGGGAaatgagtgccgcacaatcacaAGTCCGTTGTCATCaaagtgtgattgtgacactcagtgtcctcgctaacacaccaCCCTCATGTCTGACTCTACtcccatttgtaacagcccaaacacACTGATAATAGACTTTGTTCATTTTAGTCctttacgtatcgtcgttagcttcacaattttaaaacacatctgttAGAAAGATGTTTCCACCCAAGAATGTTTAGttcccattttcaatctatgtGGAATCTTATTAAAAAGTTGTAcgcatataaattataataataaaataataaacaactAACTAACacgaaaataataaaagaggaGTTTGAAATGGGTATGCTGACATGCATAACATAAGGGCATTTATGAAAAGTTTCTCTTTCGATCGTTAATGGGCTCGGCCCATTACCTAAAACGGcccaattaaaataatgtcgAAGGCCATTTATGAAGTCTTTCGATCGTTAATGGGCTCGGCCCATGTACTGAAACGGcccaattaaaataatgtagaAGGGCATTTATGAAAAGTCTCTTTCGATCGTTAATGGGCTCGGCCCATTTGCTAAAACGGcccaattaaaataatggcGAAGGGCATTTATGAAGTCTTTCGATCGTTAATGGGCTCGGCACATGTACTGAAACGGcccaattaaaataatgtagaAGGGCATTTATGAAAAGTTTCTCTTTCGATCGTTAATGGGCTCGGCCCATTTCCTAAATCGGCCCAATTAAAGTTTTGGGAATCTTTGTCTGCTTGTCTACGAAGTTTGACTCTTTCCGATCTTCGTTGACAACTTCGGTTCCCGGGTTTTTGCGGCAGAAGTTTCCACTTTCAATTTCCAGTAC
This portion of the Cucurbita pepo subsp. pepo cultivar mu-cu-16 chromosome LG08, ASM280686v2, whole genome shotgun sequence genome encodes:
- the LOC111800955 gene encoding uncharacterized protein LOC111800955, which codes for MVVKMMKWRPWPPLVSRKYEVRLVVKKLEGLDGVADKGVDKLTVEIKWKGPKMALSPLRRTAVKRNYTKEAYGVDQNGVVQWDEEFHNVCTFSAYKENVFHPWEIVFSAFNGLNQGSTNKVHVVGSAALNLSEHLSVAEQKELELKIPLNPSTNASEGSHVLWISLNLLELRTAQVVSQPVQRSMAAASSPPWSGENVPAEKDEVSALKAGLRKVKIFTEFVSTRKAKKACHEEEGSEGRCSTKSEDGESSYPFDSDSLDDVEEVETDEAKEDTNIRKSFSYGTLAYANYAGGSYYSDMKINGDDENLVYYSNRKSDVGCSSMEDSNASASEQTLPQSSKRGLLPWRKRKLSFRSPKVKGEPLLKKAYGEEGGDDIDHDRRQLSSDESIGLGWQKTEEDSTANRSSVSEFGDDNFAIGAWEQKEIVSRDGHLKLQTQVFFASIDQRSERAAGESACTALVAVIADWFHNSQNLMPIKSQFDSLIRDGSFEWRKLCENEIYREKFPDKHFDLETVVQAEIRPLSVVPRKSFIGFFHPEGVNEARFEFLHGAMSFDNIWDEISHTGSECSDDSEPRVYIVSWNDHFFILKVESDAYYIIDTLGERLYEGCNQAYILKFDDNTTICKMPETSQTSGEKTSNDQQIVAEIVEDKDQQASVLVNVTSEEPMNEKDEVLCRGKQSCKEYIKSFLAAIPIRELQADIKKGLMASTPLHHRLQIELHYTQILQPSDDLKGITRSPDSTLADIAATT
- the LOC111799753 gene encoding uncharacterized protein At3g28850-like isoform X1: MKGRLLKKMKLYPSISSLKQRISLLSDPTEKTCSHLCETPPVFQEQISKNSSSNFRVSLPVVECSNISQHVKDLKDAESELEISVSDRNHPGPFIKSEEILAAKKNSEAPCLSGRITMEPRGWFQVKVDNHEERSSLLDFEERCPPGGSESVIFYSTSLRGIRKTFDKCNGIRFLLESFKVLFMERDVSMHLEFREELWDVLGAKVIPPQLFIKGRYIGGAEQVVALHEQGKLRKLLDGIPLDLANSPCSCCANTRFLVCPSCNGSRKVLKDDHDHDNDNSLYIRCPDCNENGLAKCPICC
- the LOC111799753 gene encoding uncharacterized protein LOC111799753 isoform X2, whose amino-acid sequence is MEPSLLMKLIFSFLLWLSFVPQFFATRVHLCDETAKYDIMVKGVEISPSPIVRGHPTNMTLNLIIGKPIIAGKMVVDILYFGWHVYSDSYDICVETSCPYTSGDFALAPFQTPLAFFVPGSYHMQITIIDGHDNKLTCFGFDYELVIESLFGHS